One part of the Mycolicibacterium aromaticivorans JS19b1 = JCM 16368 genome encodes these proteins:
- a CDS encoding AMP-binding protein translates to MSDEIPALGARLSQLAAEAPDRPAVSCDGRTITRAQLESASNRLARAYAELGVGQGDYVTIAVANSIEWVQATVAVWKLGAIPQPLSPRMPDAEFEGLLDLTPRALLVGRADPRGVVPSVAADFTGSPDLSDAALPEAVSPAWKSIASGGSTGRPKLIEAGGDSRYPADLVAMGMGNEPTDTQLVPVPLSHNTGFTSATIALATGQHLVLLPRFDPERFLRVITDYKVNYLTTVPTIMQRLLPVYHASAGAYDLSSLRRLWHVAAVCPPNVKQAWIDLLGPDAVWELYGGTELQALTFISGSEWLTHRGSVGRVVAGEMKVLDDDGNECPPGVLGEIYMRPNPGSRPTYRYIGSTAKSRDGWDSLGDLGWFDVEGYLYLADRRVDMFTVGGRNVYPAEIESALSEHPAVLSCLAVGVPHEDLGQVPYALVHTDGDVLTEDDVKAFVAQRLADYKVPRAVEFVDTPLRDDAGKARRSAVRDQVIARLQG, encoded by the coding sequence AGCCAGCTGGCTGCCGAGGCACCCGATCGCCCCGCCGTGTCGTGCGACGGCCGCACCATCACCCGCGCTCAGCTCGAGTCTGCGTCGAACCGGCTGGCCCGCGCCTATGCCGAACTCGGGGTCGGTCAAGGCGATTACGTGACGATCGCGGTGGCCAACTCGATCGAGTGGGTGCAGGCCACGGTGGCGGTATGGAAGCTCGGCGCCATCCCGCAACCGCTGTCACCGCGGATGCCGGACGCCGAATTCGAAGGTCTGCTCGATTTGACGCCGCGCGCACTGCTGGTCGGGCGCGCCGACCCACGCGGGGTCGTGCCGTCGGTGGCCGCCGACTTCACCGGCAGCCCGGATCTCTCGGATGCTGCACTGCCCGAAGCTGTTTCACCGGCGTGGAAATCGATCGCGTCGGGCGGCAGCACCGGACGGCCGAAACTCATCGAGGCCGGTGGGGACAGCCGGTATCCGGCCGACCTGGTGGCGATGGGGATGGGCAACGAACCGACCGACACCCAGTTGGTGCCGGTGCCGCTCAGCCACAACACCGGATTCACCTCGGCCACCATCGCATTGGCCACCGGGCAGCACCTGGTGCTGCTGCCCAGGTTCGACCCGGAGCGCTTCCTGCGTGTCATCACCGACTACAAGGTGAACTACCTGACCACCGTGCCGACGATCATGCAGCGGCTGCTGCCGGTCTACCACGCCAGCGCGGGCGCCTACGACCTGTCGTCGCTGCGCCGGCTGTGGCACGTCGCCGCAGTCTGCCCGCCGAACGTCAAGCAGGCGTGGATCGACCTGCTCGGCCCGGATGCGGTGTGGGAACTTTACGGCGGCACCGAACTTCAGGCCCTGACGTTCATCAGCGGTTCGGAATGGCTGACCCACCGCGGATCAGTTGGGCGCGTGGTGGCCGGCGAGATGAAAGTGCTCGACGACGACGGCAACGAATGCCCACCGGGGGTGCTCGGGGAGATCTACATGCGCCCCAACCCGGGTTCGCGCCCCACCTACCGCTACATCGGCAGCACCGCCAAGTCCCGCGACGGCTGGGACTCTCTCGGTGACCTCGGCTGGTTCGACGTCGAGGGCTACCTGTACCTTGCCGACCGTCGGGTCGACATGTTCACCGTCGGTGGCCGCAACGTGTATCCCGCGGAAATCGAGAGCGCCCTGTCCGAGCACCCCGCCGTGCTGTCCTGTCTGGCCGTCGGGGTGCCGCACGAGGACCTCGGCCAGGTGCCGTATGCGTTGGTGCACACCGACGGTGACGTGCTCACCGAAGACGACGTCAAAGCGTTCGTGGCGCAGCGGCTCGCCGACTACAAGGTGCCGCGCGCGGTCGAGTTCGTGGACACCCCGCTGCGGGACGACGCGGGCAAAGCCCGCCGATCCGCGGTT